Part of the Prunus dulcis chromosome 8, ALMONDv2, whole genome shotgun sequence genome is shown below.
agcagagtctcccttgtaactgGAACGATTCCCACACTTTTAACCTgtagaaaaacaataaaataacttCCCAACTTTCAGCATACAAAGACTACCAACCAAGCACAAACGCAAGCAGTTCTTAAAGACTCgggccaaaataaaaaatcaatccaaaaaaataattaaattcgTCGTTGCACCTAGGTGAAATCTCAGGCTACCTACATACCCCTTAGTGAGGGATCTAGCGACACGTAGTTGTTATGACAAAAAGAAATCACAAATCAGAAATATACAGAATTGTCCAAGTAAAACCTACAATAAAATTTAGATTCATTCTCAACTTCAATTCTCACAAGGcatataactaaatatttttttaaaacccttTCTTTCCATAATTCATAACTCAAAACGATTTCCCTGTAAAGACTCACATGTACTATGCATAACCGTTTTAAAACTAACCGTTTACTCTAAAACTCAaattactttttcaaaatcatTTCTTCCTGTAATCATACCCTATCTAAGGCGTACATTGCAAAACAACATTGTCTAAGCATCATAACAATGATCACACTTGTGCAGAGCACTCACCAAGCACATGCTCAAGAAAAATCCCACCGTTGTTCCCATTATACTTTTATCTTTACATAAACACATTTCCCAAAAACGCATGACAGAATCCTCGACGCCGTGCAGCTGAAACTTAATCCTCAGACACGCACGACGAAAATCCTCAACGCCCGTGCGGTTGGAACTCAAAACCACAAATCCCAAAATGCAAGGtcataaaattatataataaaaaattcaacccacaaccaaattCCCAATAAACATCACTCAcgtacttaataaatataataactTAGATGAACACGTAAGacatttataataataatatccaatatctAAATAATCCAATTTATATCACATAATACTTCCTCTTTCCTTCTCCTAATTTTGTACCCattatatgtgtgtgtatatatacatatatatatatatatatatattacacaACGCACACCATCATCATGTTTCAGGGGAAAACAATTCAACACGGGGATCGTTTTATTAGACCACATGGCAGAATCCTTAATACTCATGTGGCTAGGGAATGAGTAGTCCAACCGAGGgacccctaaaccctaaaacctGGTACTGGATCATTCTTGTAACCCTAGTAGGGTTATACAAGGAAATaagataaaatcctaattacacaatatctgtacaaaaaggaaagaaatagaGTCCTAATatactaggaaataaatctcataATTAAGCTAGGATCTCGCTAACACTCCCTCTCAAGTTGAAGCAAAGATGTCACTcatgcccaacttgtcaaACGAGTTGAGAAAGACAGTAGTAGACACAGTAGACACAGCTTTTGTAAGTACATCTGTCAGTTGATACTCGGATGATATAAACGGAAAAGAAACAATCTCAGCATTTGCAACTTTGttatcaaaatataaatccATGGGTTTCTGGGGCGCAAACCCAAGATCTCTCAACAATCTCCTCAACCATAGTAACTCGCATACACCTTGAACCATCACACGATACTCAGCTTCGGCACTAGACCGAGACACCACTCTTTGCTTTTTACTCTTCCAAGTAACAAGATTACCACCAACAAATGTGAAATACCCAGATGTAGAACGTCTATTAGTGACTGAACCCGCCCAATTAGCATCCCTATACCCTTCCACATTTGTATGACCAATACTTGAAAAATATTAACCCACTGCCAGGAGTTACTTTTAGATACCTCAAAATACGCATCATAGCACTCATATGATCTTCACTAGGagaatgcataaattgactcaCTACACTCACTATATATGCAATATTAGGACGTGTGTGAgctaaataaatcaatttcccACAAGTCGTTGATAACGCTTTTTCATACTCATTCTCCAACTCCAAGCTCCTAAATTTTGAACCGAATGGCCAATGAAAAAATATAAGTGAGACATAAGCAATCTATCTCGGGAAATCAAACAATTGTGAATAGATTGGAAAACTGGCTTGACATGAGTTATTTTTATGTCCTAAATGAAATAGGGACTGTtttatgaaatattttatttctgaCTTTTAAAAATGTAAAGATTCTTTCTTAGAGTAGCTAAAAGCCACTAAACATTGTTTAGTAAAAATCCTTGGGCATTCAACAATCAACCCTACATGTCATTTTCCAAGTAGCACAATATGAGTAGGATCCGAAAACCTTATACACTTCAAATGTAAGCACCTATCTGGCTAGCTAGCTTAAGACCCCTTAAGAGCATCTTCAATAGACTCTTTATCCTCTTATTCCTAGCTACTTTGgttaaaaagaaggaaaatcctCTCCAACAGACTCCCTACTTGGCTCTCTATTTTGGAGAATAAACTTTTGACTCTCAACATCTAGCAAGGAGGAGAGAAAATTTGGCTAGgaggagaggaaaaaaaaaatgaagagagagatagagacatTTGGGAGGTTGGTGggattgagtttttatttcttttatatatttaatatattgaatttgcaagagaaagagaaaatataaataaaaaatttcagattagCTAAAATAAAGAGCATTGCTGGAGGAAACACCTTTTAAGTGATTTACTATAATAGCTTTCTAACTATTTTAACTAAAATTTGGAGATTCTCCTGAAGATGCTCTAAGCTTTTTGAAAAGGACAAAACCTGTGCTGGACATGGTAGGACCTATATGTAACTGAGGTTTAAAAAATGAGCCAAAAAGCATATATTTCtgccacagagagagagagagagagagagaggtcagAAATATGGAAGTAGCTGAAGAGATAGAGATTGCCATAGTTGGTGGTGGAATCTGCGGCCTTGCAACTGCCCTTGCTCTTCATAGGTACTTTGATTTTTCACCACTACTTGGGTATATTTCAAAACAGAACAAGTAGTTGATTAATTTATGCTTAATtatagtatttatttattttgagtaCAAGAAACTGGGGAAAAGGGGCTTACACACAAACATTCATGAGTGTCAGGGGTTTTCGAACCTGTCACAAGAGGACTTGAGGCCAAAGTACTCATAATGAACTGATTTATACCCTCTGGCAATTAtagtaattattttatatgtaaaGATCAACATGATTTAGTACATGGAACATATGTAGGAAGGGTTTGAGGAGTGTGGTGTTGGAAAGATCAGAATCCCTGCGTGCCACCGGGGCAGGAATCACCATTCGAACAAATGGTTGGCGAGCTTTGGATGAACTTGGTGTGGCCTCAAAGCTCAGACAGACTGCCATGCCGCTTCAAGGGTATATCTGTCCATATCTGTctttatcaaaaaaaaaaatttccacaaTTAATTATActattattgtttttgttattgcTATTTTCATACTTAGGGCTAGAGACATATGCCTCAATAGTGGGAAGCAACGAGAAATACCGCTTGGGTAAGTGTGAATATATATGTCCCAAGTTAATTTCTGcatatttcatatattttcatCAAATTTGTTCAAGTCATTTTAAAATAGAAGATTAGGCGAAATTTGCTCCTTAATAACGGTCAAATAATGCAAACATCCACTCTTAGCCCGAAAGGAGAGATAACCTATACTTTAGGGAGCCCTCCCTACCTCCTATTCCCCTATattattaagaagaaaaagaaagatacaTATAGTCAGACATggcaaaaaccaaaacctgtaaagaaatctaaaaacaaatcaatgtaagtaaaatataaaaaaccaCCTCTTTCTGGTAATTAACATTACTCTTACTAATCCACCTCTTTCATGTTTGCATGAAGTATGTATCTTTTAGGCCTAACCTTATAATTTGAATAAAGGGACACACAATTAGTGTCACAAAATTATGTAACATGTTATAATTGTttgtaatataattaattatagaGGTGGGGAAACAAGATGCCTGAAACGGATGGATCTGATCACAGCACTAGCAGAGAGCTTGCCACGTGGCACCATACGCCTTGGATGCCAAGCACTCTCTGTTAGGTTAGACTCATCAACTTCCAGTCCAAGTCTTCATCTCCAGAATGGAAGCTCCATCAAAGCCAAGGTGAACAAGTTATATTTCATTTGTCAATTtccaatgaaaaataatattaagccaaaatgaaaattatacgTGTCAGGTTTTGATTGGATGTGATGGAACCAACTCAGTCGTTGCGGATTTTCTTGACCTAAAACCATCAAAGCTCTTCTCATTATCGGAGGTTAGAGGTTTTACAATGTATCCAAGTGGTCATAATTTTGGGAACCAGTTTGTCCAAGTTAAGGGTGACAAGTGCACAGTTGGAAGAATGCCCATTCATAATAAATTGGTTTATTGGTTCGTCACTCAGAAAGTCATGTATGGTAGAGGAGGTAAATTCTTGATTCTTCTCTACAACacaaaatcaattacaattgggATTCCTTCCACTCCAGCTTACTATGATTTTGGAATATGCATCGCATATAGAGTGAATATAATCTTTCATATTTCTAGGCAAAATGGCCAAACtacatatttttgttgttgataaaTATCATGAGATGTCCGGACCTGCTAACGGTCACCTCGACTAATTTGGTTCAATTCCGCGAGTGGGgccaaattataattttgatCCTTGTAGCTTAGGTAATTTTCTATCTCGGTCCACACTGTTCCTATTTTTTCAATCTTATTCTTATTCCTCTAGTTAATTGAATGACCAATTTAGAGTTTTCATCAACTAGAAACTCCTCTTCTTTAGTTAATGGGGTCTAGTCTAGTGGAAAAATGTATTGACTTGCAAACTCGTGGTCTTTGGTTCAAATTCCCATGACACCTttatagtgtgtgtgtgtgagagaaacCCTCTCTCCCTTATAATTTAGACTCTCNNNNNNNNNNNNNNNNNNNNNNNNNNNNNNNNNNNNNNNNNNNNNNNNNNNNNNNNNNNNNNNNNNNNNNNNNNNNNNNNNNNNNNNNNNNNNNNNNNNNcttttcgacggttataatgaaaaatcaagatttaacggttattttaactccgattttgatgattttttacagctacactccctgacccgatatgaatacaatgaaataattcgatcgtcaatttaaaatatatattttctaacaaaaacccaatcccaacaacaagaatatatttttctaataaaaatccgatccgatctaaaataataaatttaaagttacttaataaatatatataccatttaaattcttaagtgttatgcatacaaaataaaaaacaaaaataaattggtttaggtgacaaaatgtttggattacgtcatgcaaagattttaaaaaataattttttattttatttatttttataaggactttgcgcgacgaagtttacttttcgtcacgcaaagtcactttgagcgacgaattatttttcgtcgcgcaaaattggtcgcgcaatactttgagcgacgatgtattgtcgtcgcgcaaaatttggtcgcgcaagactttgagtaacgaagtttcaagtttcgtcgcgcaaagtgattttgagcgacgaatagtttttcgtcgcgcaaaatttggtcgcgcaaggggttttttttactagtgtaGCCCAATGTCCAAATCTATCACACTTATAGCACTTAGATTGGCCCTTATATCTACATTctccaaaatgaaatttagagCATATTTTGCATTGAGGCTTCACTCCATCTTGATGCACATATTGTGATCCATTTGAGGTTTGTGCAGCACCAACTTGCTGTGGCTTCTGTCTAGACTCCCATGGTTTGTTGTTAGACTTCCAATTCTTCTGAGACTTAGTAGAACCAGTTTGAGTACTATTCTTGTTCTGCCCTTTTGTATCGACTGAGAAAGAGCCAAATGCCTTCTCAGCTATGTCCACATTATGCATGTCAAAACGTTGCTCTTGACTCTTCAATATTGCAATAACCTCCTGCAATTCAATAGTCTCCAAACTCTTTGTATTTTCAATCACCAAACAGATGGGATCATACACTCTACTAAGACTGATTAACACCTTTTGAACCAGCCTCTCATTTGATAACACTTCTCCAAacgttttcatttgatttatcAATTCATTTAATTGAGTAAGATATGCAGTTAGTTGTTCACCTTCACGCATTCTCATATACTCAAATTCCCGTCTGAGATTCTGAAGTTTTACAGATCTGACCTGATCACCACCGTGGTACTCACTGTAGAGTAGATTCCATGCCATTTGAGATGAGTCGGCATTTGCAATCCGAGGGAAGATCTGGTCAGAAACTGCGTTTTGTATAATGCCCAGAGCCTTTGCGTCCTTCATGAGCACAGCAAACATCTCTGCATCAGCTTCTTCTTCCGATGATTCTTCAACTTtcgtcatcttcttcttcgaatCAAGGGTTGAAATCCCCTTTTCTACCAAACTCCATATCCCAAGAGATTTGAAGATCGTCACCATCTTAATCCTCCAGAACTCGTAGTTCTCACCGGAGAAGATCGGAGTTCTTACTTCTGAACTTCCAGATCCAGCCATCTTTTGGTCTGAATCAAACAATTTCTCTTCTCAGATGCTTAGCTGAGCTTCGATTGAGCTCAGTGACCTCACAGATTATGCCCAGATCAAAAGACtcaacctggctctgaggccatgttagagtTTTGAATAGATTGAAGGAGGAAGGAAAAACACAAAGAGAGTAGTGAGCTTGACTGAATCAAAACAGTGTGTATTTTTCTATTGCATGCTCTGTACTCAAATAGAGCAAGCTTAGTGTGAGCTATATCCGTATAAAAGAATAGCTGGATTCTCTTACATCACTGAGAATCACAGCCTTACATACAAAACTGCTCTCTAGGATTTTTACACGTAACTATAACCACTTAACATGACTAACGCCTAACACTTGTCTATCTTAGTGACAAAGTGAATACACCATTTAGCTTAGAGGCCTAATTACATTCTTATCAGCTCACCACTTACATTTCACAATTCCTTCAATTGAAGCCGTTGTACATTTGGGAACAGAAAACTTGTTGAATGGTTTCTTTTTCCTGGTCATACTTGCATAATTTCTATCTCTAACCCTCTTAACCTGGGCTTTTTCTAGAGGAGTCATAGCATAGAAAATTGGCAGGAACCAAATGGGTCGGGTCTCGATACCCGGACCACGAGGCCTCCTTCTCTTTGGTAGTTTATTCAGCTTGAGCCATGGTCTGCCTCATCGTACCTTGGCTTGCATGGCTTCTAGCCATGCAGCCACTAAACTCATGGCCTTCAGTTTGGGCTCAACCCCTGCTGTAATCACTTCTGACCTTAATATTGCTAAAGAAATCTTAACCTCTTCCCACTTTGCCAACCGCCCTATTAAGAAATCCGCTAAGTGCCTCATATTCAGCCGTGCCATTGGTTTTGCACAAAATGGATCATACTGGAGACTTCTGAGAAAAATTGCGTCTGTTAATCTCTTCACTCCTAAACGCATTTCCGCACACGAAGATGGACGACAGTTTGATTGTGCCATGATGTTGAGGTCCATTCATAATGAACAAACTCTTTGTGGAGTTGTTGGTCTAAGAAAACATCTTCAAGCTGCTCCTCTTAACAATATCATGACCAAGGTGCTTGGTAAGAGGTATGATACTGCATGCAATAATGCTGAAGCCAGAGAGTTGCACGAGATTATTAGAGAAGGGTTTGAGCTTTTGGGAGCTTTCAATTGGTCTGATTATCTCCCATGGCTGAGCAGCTTTTATGATCCTTTTCGTATTAAGAATCGATGTGCATCGCTCTTGTTCCTCGAGTTAGAAATGTGGTTGTGCAAATTATTGAGGAGCACAGACTTGATAAATTTGAAAGGGTTTGTGATAACTCCGATTTTGTATACATGGTGGCCGTCTTATGGGTTTGTATACATTTTCCAATACagtgttttttagtttttttttgcgAAGCATCATTGGCTTGGTTAGTCTTTACCCGACCAATTACCTAATACTACGCAGGCTCATCAAACAGCGCTTTTTAGCTTACCGGATCCTGTTCTGATCGCCCATTCTGATCTTATTTGTATTCTGACTGATGGTTTCATCTCTTGGAAAATTCCTCGCACATAATTAAGGGAGCCATTGAAAGGTTTCGATCCAAAGCTCTTTCTATTGACTCCTCCTTCCCGGGCATAGAAGATCAGATCAACGAGTTCTGGTGTaagccttttcttcttccctaCCCGGCCGGCGGAAAAAAACTGTAACGTATCAAGGTCGTACGCCTGGAGCAAAAAGGTTTGTCATACAGCTGGTGTATTTCTACACGCCATAGATAGCATGGATTGGGAAAGAGTATGGCTGATTTATCACGCTTCAGTTGAAGTAGGTTTTATTTGTGACAACCTTCGTCATCGTCTTTCTTATACTAGTGGATTGAAGGTAGTTTACTTGCTTACTTGTTAATGTACTTAACCGGTATCAATTTAAATAGGTTTACCAAGAGTTTTACCTATTTGGAGAAGAACTTCGCTTAGCCTTTCTCTAGTAGTTCTTCCCCTCACTACGCTTCGCTTGACTCGAGTTGAGAAGAGTCATattcatattctttttttaaactcCCCGTAATGCGACGGATGCAAGCTAGATTTTGAAGTAAAAAATCCAAGATTTcataaaagaaggaaaaatcgACGTGGTACATGAAGCTCCCAAGAAGTCCAACGATAAAATGAGAATTTTTAAGAACTCGCTCCCTAGTCACGCTCTGGTCTTAACATGCTGGGCCGAGGAAGTGTCTGATTTCCAACAGCCCCCTACCATCACTACAATTAAAGCTACTAATACTCTTTGGCTTTGTGAGGAAGATCCCTCCCACTGGATCATCATGACTGTTTTGCAAGTATCACCCCGTGGCAGCTAAACGGTGATTTCTCGGATAGCAACCGTGatacaaataaaaagagtaCTGGTGTTACACGGGCTAGATCGAGTGATTGATCGCCCAGATCCCTTTCTCGAGGAGGAAGCTAAGAAAAAATGTAGAACCTTAGTTTGTTGTATATTAATTTACCTACCTAGAGGCATAGGTTGCTAAGAGAAAATGTAGGTAAATTCATGCACCTAAACACGTAGGGGATTAAATAGAGAGCAACATGTTATTTCCCTTTgaacaaattaatttcaaacaataacaattattaaatttgaaaattggtataaataaaaggaaataaataagccatcaatttgaaaattaaaatacgaAATGATCAAGTACTCAAAAAAGAGAGTacattcttgttttttgtttttataggAACAACGAGTATATTCAAACCATACGATAGTAATTACACGAAGctttaagtaattttttttaaataaggaaaaaaaaagactcaTTAAATCCTTGGAATCTATACAAAATTGAAACACAATTAATCGGCATTGAATTGCAGCTAATATCTAAAATAAATCATGTTAAAAATATAAGCAAGTGTATTATaggaatttaaaaataaatataacaatTAATACATTAAGCTTGATTAGGAAACTTGATGAGTTGGATCCTAGTAATCgggtttttcttataaaaattgggtttatttttagaaaaataaaacgatgGGCTGTAGCTTGTAggtaagaaaatattttttttatatattcaaatcgataataattttattgataacaCAGAAAAAAAGTACAGAGTAGTTGCAATGCCAAATATGAGTATATCATCTCCAGTGACCAAATACAAAACTAAATTGGTTTGATCTGAAGAGAATTACGCATGCCAGAAAAACCTAAAACCTCCAATTTGTTTAGACAAGCACCTGTATTCAGACCTACAATATAGATCCACCGAGCAACGGCAATAATGACAAATCCGCATCGAAAAGTCAAATACTAAATATAAACATCAACAAACTCTTATTGAGTTTCTGAGAATTATTAGACTAAAATCAACACAGAAACAAGGACGTCGCACCACATCCTCTCTAGCAAACCAAAGAGACTCGTAGCACCAACATGACTAAACCTCTTATTTTGCACAGGCAAAAACCGATCTCACACAAGCCGGCAGCAATCACTTTTCCAACTCCAAACACTGAACTGGAGCAAAATCCATATGAGTGGACCAAAAGTTGCAACAAAATCATGGTGCCTACTGTGGATTGCAGTACTTGCttcaaaaacacaacgaaaaccaaagaaaaaggctGGGTTGACAACATCATATTGCAACCATCCCAGCAACAGCAAGACATAtccaagaacaacaaaagtCACTAAGTACCTACAAcagaaaacacacaaacaaacaaacaaaagacaaGATCTAGATAGATTTGAGCAAGAGGacccaaaatccaaaagaaTCTAGGGAGAGAAGATGAGAGGGGAAGAAAACTAGGAAGGGGGAAAGGGAGATGAGGAGAGAAAGATGGAAGATGGGGAAGCCGCGGTGGTTGTAGTGCTAGCTCATAGTTTCACCTTCAGAAAGAGTttagggttttatttatttatttattttttggtatgt
Proteins encoded:
- the LOC117638303 gene encoding monooxygenase 1-like; translated protein: MEVAEEIEIAIVGGGICGLATALALHRKGLRSVVLERSESLRATGAGITIRTNGWRALDELGVASKLRQTAMPLQGARDICLNSGKQREIPLGGGETRCLKRMDLITALAESLPRGTIRLGCQALSVRLDSSTSSPSLHLQNGSSIKAKVLIGCDGTNSVVADFLDLKPSKLFSLSEVRGFTMYPSGHNFGNQFVQVKGDKCTVGRMPIHNKLVYWFVTQKVMYGRGGKFLILLYNTKSITIGIPSTPAYYDFGICIAYRVNIIFHISRQNGQTTYFCC
- the LOC117638304 gene encoding uncharacterized protein LOC117638304; its protein translation is MAGSGSSEVRTPIFSGENYEFWRIKMVTIFKSLGIWSLVEKGISTLDSKKKMTKVEESSEEEADAEMFAVLMKDAKALGIIQNAVSDQIFPRIANADSSQMAWNLLYSEYHGGDQVRSVKLQNLRREFEYMRMREGEQLTAYLTQLNELINQMKTFGEVLSNERLVQKVLISLSRVYDPICLVIENTKSLETIELQEVIAILKSQEQRFDMHNVDIAEKAFGSFSVDTKGQNKNSTQTGSTKSQKNWKSNNKPWESRQKPQQVDIRANLSAISVIDLDIGLH